The genomic DNA CCCATGGCCTTCGCGCCCGCGCGGGTCTACCAGAAGGCCTTGTTCGAGGCGGGTATTCCGGCCACCGCGTTCATGACCCATGACATCGATGCGGAGTTCCGCAGGCTTTCGGAGCGGGGCGTGGCGTTCCGTGGCACGCCCCTGGCCATGGGGCCCATCAAGGCGGTGCTGTTCGAGGACACGTGCGGCAATCTCATCAACCTGGTCCAGCCGGGAGCGTGAGCCACCGAGGCCGGGGCGAAATGCTATCTCATTGATAGCTATCAGCGCTTGTCCAGCGGCGCTGAAAGCCATTTTCATTCATTTACGGGCCCTGGCCCCACGGCGGCCCAAGGCCCGGTGCTCAGTGGGGAAAGCCTCCTCGCACAAGGCGCACCGGCTCGGCGTCCATGCGGCGTATGAGCGCCTGCAGGCCATCCACCGGCGCCGTGGCGGCCCCGACCGGCGGCGCGGGCGCGGCGGTGGCCCGGCAGACCAGGTCGTCCTCGGACCACGCGGCCTTGCCGGGCTGGCCCCGCGCACGCAGCCAGCCCGCGCGGTCCACGATCAGCTGGTAGCCCGGCAGTTCGGCGGCAGACACGCCCAGCACCAGGGCCAGCGCCTGCTCCACGGCGCGTTTGTGCTGCGGATCGCCCTGCGGCTGGCACTCGGCATCGGCGCCCGCCGGCAAGGCGCCCGCCACCAGGGTGACCAGGCGCGGGTCATCGGCCACCAGCGGCACGCCCGGGCCCGCCACGGCCACACGCACGCGCTGGCCCACCAGGTCCCGGCTCTGGCGGGCCCGGCCATGGCGGCACTCCACGGCCATGCCGGGCAGGCGCACGGGCCGGTCCCAGGTGCCGGCCTCGCGCAGCATCTGCCCTGCGGCACGGGCCTGCAGGTAGTCCAGCACGTCCCAGATCTCTTCGTCGCGCAGCGCGCTGCCCACGCCCGGCATGGTCTGCACGCCGGCGCGGTTGTGCATGCCTTCGCGCACACGCCAGAACAGCTCGCCGTCGAGCCGCTTCCACAGCAGCGCGCCGTTCAGGTTGGGCGGCCACTGGGCCAGCTGCGGGGCATCGGGGCCTTCGCCCCGGCCATCGGCGCCGTGGCAGCGCACGCAGTGCTGCTGGTAGACAGCCTGGCCGCGCACGATGCCCCCGGCAGCGAAACCGGTGGGCGACTGGTGCAGGCTGGTGGGCACGGCGGGCGCGAGCAGCAGGTGTGCCTGGGGCCAGGGGGCAAACACCAGCAATGCGGCCGCCAAGGCGATCAGCCACAGACGAGCGCGCTGGAAGGGCAGCGACACCGCCAGGGCCAGCAGCGCGGCCCCCGCGCACAGCAGGGACAGCAGCACCTGCCGCGCGTGGCCCGCGTCCACCGCCAGCATCTCGGCCGCGATGCGGTGCCCCCACGGCCATGCGGGCTGGCCATGGACTTCCGGCGCCAGGCCCAGCGCATGCAGCACCGCGCGCAGGCCCTGCTGCGCGGCGAGCAGGCCTTCGAGCAGGCCGTTCAGCAGATCCGGCGACAACCCGCTGGCCTACCAGCTCGCGCCCAGGCCCAGCAACGCCAGGGCCTCGTGGCGCAGGGCCGCAAGGCGCGGGTCGCCGCGGTGGCGCGGGTAGGGCAAATCGTTCACCAGCACCTGCTGGATGCGCGCGGGCCGGTCGGAGAACACCACCACGCGCTGGGCCATGAAGAGCGCCTCTTCCACATCGTGCGTGACCAGCAGGGCCGAGAAGCCCGTGCGCTGCCACAGGTCCACGAGCTCGGTCTGCATGGTCAGGCGCGTGAGCGAGTCGAGCTTGCCCAGCGGCTCGTCGAGCACCAGGAGGCTCGGGTCGTTGACCAACGCGCGGGCCAATGCCACGCGCTGCGCCATGCCGCCCGACAGCTGGTGCGGGAAGGCCTTGGCAAAGTCCTGCAGGCCGACCAGGCGCAGCGCTTCGTCCACCCGGTGGCGCTGCTGGCGCAGGATGCCGCGCGCCTGCAGGCCCAGGGCCACGTTGTCCCACACGGTGCGCCAGGGAAACAGCGTGGGGTCCTGGAAGACCACGATGCGCGAGGGATCGGGGTCGGTGATGGGCGCGCCGTCCTGCAGCAGCTCGCCCGTGGTCGCGGGCTCCAGCCCCGCCACCAGGCGCAGCAGCGTGCTCTTGCCGCAGCCGCTGGGCCCGAGCAGGGCCACGAACTCGCCGGGGGCGATGGACAGGTCCAGCTCGTCGATCACGTGCAGCGGGCCGGCGGGCAGGTCGAACCAGTGGCTGACATTGCGCACGTCGATGCGTGCGCCCGTCACCTTGGCTCCCACACCCGCTTCAGAGGCGGTCGCGGTGCTCACCATTTCACCACCCCCTTCTGCCACGACAGCACCCGGTCGCGCAGCACGAACAGCAAGGTGATCACGCCCGAGAACAGCAGCGCCATCACGATCAGCGCGGCGTACATGTTGGGGTACGCCGCCCAGCCCTGGGCCCAGGTCAGGTACCAGCCCAGGCCCGCCTTCACGCCCAGCATCTCGGCCACCACGAGGGTGGAGAACGCCGCGCCCAGGCCCATGAACAGGCCCACGAAGACCTGCGGCAGCGCCGCCGGGATGGCCACGCGCAGCACCAGGAACCAGGGGGACGCGCCCATGGTGCGCGCCACGTCGTAGTAGTTCTTGTGCACGCCCGCCACGCCCGACCAGGTGAGGATGGCGACCGGGAAGGCCGTGCCCAGCGCGATCAGGAAGATCGCCGTCGACCAGCTGGACGGAAAGAAGTAGAAGCTCACCGGCAGCAGCGCCGTGGTGGGCACGGGGCCCAGGATGCGCAGCACCGGGTGGATCCAGTAGCTGGCCTGGCGCGACCAGCCGATGAGCACGCCCGTGGTGAAACCCGCCGCCGCGCCGATGGCGATGCCCAGCCCCAGCAGGCGGACCGATGCGCCCGCGCTTTCCAGCAGGCGCGCCCAGTCGGTGGCGTAGACCTCCACCAGGCTTTGCGGCGGTGCGAAGAACGGGGGCGGCAAGGTGCCCAGCTTGGCGGTGAACACCTCCCACACCGTGAGGCCGGCGGCGATGGCCACCAGCCAGGGGCCGGTCCGCCGCACCTTGTGGCCCACGGGCCCCAGCGCGCCCGCAACGAACGCCAGCACCGCCAGAAGCACTGCCACGGCACCGGCACCGATGGCGAATTCTTCGGTGAACGCCCACTCGCTGAAGCCTGCCGGCTTGTTGGGCCACAGGTAGGTCAGCAGGCCCAGCGCCGCCCAGGCGGCGGCGGCCAACAGGC from Acidovorax sp. A79 includes the following:
- a CDS encoding VOC family protein; the protein is MQITLSSLFVEDQDHALHFYTTVLGFEKKHDIPMGTFRWLTVTSPEGATGVELVLEPMAFAPARVYQKALFEAGIPATAFMTHDIDAEFRRLSERGVAFRGTPLAMGPIKAVLFEDTCGNLINLVQPGA
- a CDS encoding ABC transporter permease; this translates as MSTVADHILPAPNSVAEAPRARRPAAPPARVAAPAAFGAARPIPAFWRTGLLAAAAWAALGLLTYLWPNKPAGFSEWAFTEEFAIGAGAVAVLLAVLAFVAGALGPVGHKVRRTGPWLVAIAAGLTVWEVFTAKLGTLPPPFFAPPQSLVEVYATDWARLLESAGASVRLLGLGIAIGAAAGFTTGVLIGWSRQASYWIHPVLRILGPVPTTALLPVSFYFFPSSWSTAIFLIALGTAFPVAILTWSGVAGVHKNYYDVARTMGASPWFLVLRVAIPAALPQVFVGLFMGLGAAFSTLVVAEMLGVKAGLGWYLTWAQGWAAYPNMYAALIVMALLFSGVITLLFVLRDRVLSWQKGVVKW
- a CDS encoding cytochrome c; protein product: MSPDLLNGLLEGLLAAQQGLRAVLHALGLAPEVHGQPAWPWGHRIAAEMLAVDAGHARQVLLSLLCAGAALLALAVSLPFQRARLWLIALAAALLVFAPWPQAHLLLAPAVPTSLHQSPTGFAAGGIVRGQAVYQQHCVRCHGADGRGEGPDAPQLAQWPPNLNGALLWKRLDGELFWRVREGMHNRAGVQTMPGVGSALRDEEIWDVLDYLQARAAGQMLREAGTWDRPVRLPGMAVECRHGRARQSRDLVGQRVRVAVAGPGVPLVADDPRLVTLVAGALPAGADAECQPQGDPQHKRAVEQALALVLGVSAAELPGYQLIVDRAGWLRARGQPGKAAWSEDDLVCRATAAPAPPVGAATAPVDGLQALIRRMDAEPVRLVRGGFPH
- a CDS encoding ABC transporter ATP-binding protein — protein: MVSTATASEAGVGAKVTGARIDVRNVSHWFDLPAGPLHVIDELDLSIAPGEFVALLGPSGCGKSTLLRLVAGLEPATTGELLQDGAPITDPDPSRIVVFQDPTLFPWRTVWDNVALGLQARGILRQQRHRVDEALRLVGLQDFAKAFPHQLSGGMAQRVALARALVNDPSLLVLDEPLGKLDSLTRLTMQTELVDLWQRTGFSALLVTHDVEEALFMAQRVVVFSDRPARIQQVLVNDLPYPRHRGDPRLAALRHEALALLGLGASW